The Brassica napus cultivar Da-Ae chromosome C7, Da-Ae, whole genome shotgun sequence genome has a segment encoding these proteins:
- the LOC106410461 gene encoding auxin response factor 9-like: protein MRTGEHMYGELWKLCAGPVVDVPQAEERVFYFPQGHMEQLEASTQQDLNAVKPTKPLFDLPPKILCRVMDVRLQAEKDTDEVYAQIMLMPEGTVDEPVSPDPSPPESQRPKVHSFSKVLTASDTSTHGGFSVLRKHATECLPPLDMTQQTPTQELVAEDVHGYQWKFKHIFRGQPRRHLLTTGWSTFVTAKRLVAGDTFVFLRGENGELRVGVRRANRQQTNMPSSVISSHSMHLGVLATACHATQTRSMFTVYYKPRTSQFIISLNKYLEAMSNKFAVGIRFKMRFEGEDSPERRFSGTVVGVKDCSTHWKDSNWRCLEVHWDEPASISRPDKVSPWEIEPFVTSENVPHSVMPKNKRPRHFSEVSALDVGKTASNLWSSALTQSHEFAQSCIASQRNSPQQCYREATEDAKNSDWPAIPYSATLNNQMVFPVEQKKPESTASYRLFGIDLLSSFIPATEEKTAPTLPINITKPTPDSNSDPKSEVSKLSEEKKQEPAQASSKEVQSKENSSARSRTKVQMQGVPVGRAVDLTVLNGYSELIDDLEKLFDIEGELKSRNQLEIVFTDDEGDMMLVGDDPWPEFCNVVKRIFIWSKEEVKKMTPGNQLRKLLTEVDTTLTTTISKTENHSN from the exons ATGAGGACAG GAGAGCATATGTACGGAGAGCTGTGGAAGCTATGCGCGGGACCTGTGGTGGATGTACCTCAAGCTGAGGAAAGAGTGTTTTACTTTCCTCAAGGTCACATGGAGCAA CTGGAAGCGTCAACGCAACAAGATTTGAACGCGGTGAAACCGACGAAACCGCTTTTCGATCTTCCTCCCAAGATTCTCTGCAGAGTTATGGACGTTCGTCTTCAG GCGGAGAAAGATACGGATGAGGTATATGCCCAGATTATGCTGATGCCTGAAGGAACA GTTGATGAACCTGTGAGTCCTGATCCTTCTCCTCCTGAGTCACAAAGGCCAAAGGTTCACTCTTTCAGCAAGGTTTTGACTGCGTCTGATACAAGCACTCATGGTGGCTTCTCTGTCCTTAGGAAACATGCTACAGAGTGCCTTCCCCCGCTG GATATGACTCAGCAAACTCCGACCCAGGAGTTAGTGGCAGAAGATGTGCATGGCTATCAGTGGAAATTCAAGCATATTTTTAGAG GTCAACCACGGAGGCATCTTTTGACCACAGGGTGGAGCACCTTTGTTACAGCAAAGAGATTGGTAGCTGGGGATACCTTTGTGTTCCTGAG AGGGGAGAATGGAGAGTTGCGGGTTGGAGTCAGACGTGCTAATCGCCAACAGACCAATATGCCTTCATCCGTCATATCAAGTCATAGCATGCATCTGGGAGTGCTTGCTACCGCATGTCATGCTACTCAAACCCGATCTATGTTCACCGTTTACTATAAACCAAG AACAAGCCAATTCATCATTAGCTTGAACAAATATCTGGAAGCCATGAGCAACAAGTTCGCTGTAGGAATAAGATTTAAGATGAGGTTTGAGGGAGAGGATTCCCCCGAAAGAAG ATTTTCTGGCACGGTTGTTGGTGTTAAAGACTGCTCAACTCACTGGAAAGACTCAAATTGGCGATGCCTAGAA GTGCACTGGGATGAGCCTGCATCGATTTCAAGACCGGATAAGGTTTCACCATGGGAGATCGAGCCGTTTGTAACTTCGGAAAATGTTCCTCACTCAGTTATGCCAAAGAACAAAAGGCCCCGCCATTTTAGTGAAGTATCTGCACTTG ATGTAGGCAAAACAGCTTCAAACCTTTGGAGTTCTGCACTGACGCAGTCCCATGAGTTTGCACAATCGTGCATAGCCTCACAGAGGAATTCTCCTCAGCAATGTTATCGTGAGGCAACTGAGGATGCTAAAAACTCTGATTGGCCAGCCATCCCTTACTCTGCAACACTGAACAACCAAATGGTTTTCCCAGTCGAGCAGAAGAAACCCGAGAGTACCGCTAGTTATAGATTATTCGGAATTGATCTGTTGAGCTCCTTTATACCTGCTACCGAGGAGAAAACTGCACCGACGCTACCAATAAACATAACCAAACCAACTCCAGACAGCAACTCAGACCCAAAATCAGAGGTCTCAAAATTATCAGAGGAGAAAAAGCAGGAACCTGCACAGGcatcatcaaaagaggttcaaaGCAAGGAAAACAGTTCTGCAAGAAGCCGTACCAAG GTGCAAATGCAAGGCGTACCGGTGGGCAGGGCTGTGGATTTAACAGTACTAAATGGGTACAGTGAGCTTATAGACGACCTTGAGAAGCTGTTTGACATAGAAGGCGAGCTGAAAAGTCGGAATCAATTGGAAATAGTGTTCACAGACGATGAGGGAGATATGATGCTCGTCGGTGATGATCCATGGCC TGAGTTCTGCAACGTGGTGAAGAGAATATTCATATGGTCAAAAGAGGAAGTGAAGAAGATGACGCCCGGGAACCAACTCCGGAAACTGTTAACGGAAGTTGACACAACATTAACAACAACAATCTCCAAAACAGAGAATCATTCCAACTAA